In a genomic window of Poecilia reticulata strain Guanapo linkage group LG22, Guppy_female_1.0+MT, whole genome shotgun sequence:
- the timm9 gene encoding mitochondrial import inner membrane translocase subunit Tim9 encodes MAVQVTESDQIKQFKEFLGTYNKVTENCFMDCVKDFTTRDVKPEESSCSESCLQKYLKMTQRISMRFQEYHIQQNEALAAKAGLLGQPR; translated from the exons ATGGCCGTCCAGGTGACCGAGTCTGACCAGATCAAACAG TTCAAAGAGTTTTTGGGGACTTACAACAAAGTAACGGAGAACTGCTTCATGGACTGTGTCAAAGATTTCACCACCAGAGATGTGAAACCtgaggag tccagctgctctgagtcctGCCTGCAGAAGTACCTAAAAATGACTCAGCGGATCTCCATGCGCTTCCAGGAGTACCACATTCAGCAGAACGAAGCTCTGGCTGCTAAGGCAGGACTGCTGGGGCAGCCTCGCTGA